In Candidatus Hydrogenedentota bacterium, one DNA window encodes the following:
- a CDS encoding exosortase system-associated protein, TIGR04073 family encodes MDTKKRLYLGAIVGILVAALVFGMAPGVAQSFDPDDDLPRTTGIEKALTKLGRGLSNVMLGWAEIPVTFDKKLKQGKPLQYLLGVAPVLGTARAVMRTSTGVFEVVSFPFSDREVNYEAVLEPEFIF; translated from the coding sequence TTGTATTTGGGGGCGATTGTGGGTATTCTGGTGGCGGCGCTGGTGTTTGGGATGGCGCCGGGGGTGGCCCAAAGTTTTGATCCGGATGACGATTTGCCTCGCACGACCGGCATCGAAAAAGCCTTGACGAAATTGGGCCGGGGCTTGTCGAATGTCATGTTGGGTTGGGCGGAAATTCCCGTCACGTTTGATAAAAAACTCAAGCAGGGAAAACCGTTGCAGTACCTGTTGGGCGTGGCGCCCGTGTTGGGTACGGCCCGCGCGGTCATGCGCACCTCGACAGGCGTGTTCGAAGTGGTGTCGTTTCCCTTTTCCGACCGGGAAGTGAATTACGAGGCGGTCCTCGAACCGGAGTTTATCTTCTGA